The Brassica oleracea var. oleracea cultivar TO1000 chromosome C6, BOL, whole genome shotgun sequence genome includes a region encoding these proteins:
- the LOC106296984 gene encoding cyclic dof factor 5-like yields the protein MSKSRDIKLFGTTITSLSAVNHYDPSPLSAAHGGSDQSKEASSSSSSSCSPSIRPDRVLAAKNGQENSRFKDPYTLSHLNEPPKAASEILPPISSKTNTDQQSELTTTSTSAADKPTTLKKPNKILPCPRCESANTKFCYYNNYNVSQPRYFCRNCQRYWTAGGSMRNVPVGSGRRKNKGWPSSNHYLQVTSEDYENNNNLGTILSFGSSESSVTETGKHQPGDTKITADSASQEQRTRQGFLPPQVIFPNNSSPWPYQWSPTGPNANFYPIPFYWGCTVPVWPTSETPPCLGKRSRDQTEGGMKDATTITRARVVSETISISEATKSTVWSPKPERKTEGFSLFNGFETKGSNRRSLVPETSINIQANPAAMSRSMNFRENMQQ from the exons ATGTCTAAATCTAGAGATATAAAGTTGTTTGGTACGACAATTACATCTCTCTCAGCTGTGAATCATTATGATCCGTCGCCGTTGTCCGCAGCTCATGGTGGTTCCGACCAGAGCAAGGAAGCTTCTTCGTCTTCCTCGTCTTCTTGTTCTCCCTCTATCAGACCAGACAGG GTTCTCGCTGCCAAAAATGGGCAAGAAAATAGCAGATTCAAGGATCCTTACACATTATCCCATCTTAACGAACCGCCAAAAGCAGCATCTGAGATTTTACCACCAATAAGCTCCAAGACTAACACCGATCAACAGAGCGAGCTCACAACAACAAGTACATCAGCAGCTGATAAACCAACAACTCTCAAGAAACCGAACAAGATACTTCCATGTCCGAGGTGCGAAAGCGCAAACACCAAATTCTGTTACTACAACAACTACAACGTGAGCCAGCCACGTTACTTCTGCAGGAACTGTCAGAGGTACTGGACTGCTGGTGGATCCATGAGAAACGTCCCCGTTGGCTCTGGCCGCCGCAAGAACAAAGGATGGCCTTCTTCGAACCATTACTTGCAGGTCACTTCTGAGGACTATGAGAATAACAACAACTTGGGAACGATCCTCAGTTTCGGTTCTTCAGAATCCTCGGTTACAGAGACTGGTAAGCATCAGCCAGGAGATACAAAGATAACCGCTGATTCAGCTTCTCAAGAACAAAGAACCCGTCAAGGGTTTCTTCCTCCGCAAGTAATCTTTCCGAATAATTCTTCCCCTTGGCCTTACCAATGGAGTCCAACTGGTCCTAATGCTAATTTTTACCCTATACCTTTCTACTGGGGCTGCACGGTTCCTGTATGGCCTACCTCAGAGACTCCACCATGTTTAGGGAAACGATCAAGGGATCAAACTGAAGGAGGAATGAAAGATGCTACTACTATAACAAGAGCAAGAGTGGTTTCAGAAACTATTAGCATTAGCGAAGCTACTAAGAGCACGGTGTGGTCGCCAAAACCAGAGAGAAAAACAGAAGGATTCAGTCTGTTCAATGGATTTGAGACAAAGGGTAGTAACAGAAGAAGCTTGGTCCCTGAAACGTCTATCAATATACAAGCAAACCCTGCAGCGATGTCTAGATCTATGAACTTCAGGGAGAACATGCAACAATAA